CTTGGCTTCCTCACCGGCGGCCTCTTCGCCTTCTTCCGCTGCCTCGGCGCGGACCTTGGCCTTGGTGACGCTCACCAGGGCGTTGTCGTGGTCTTCACCGTGGGTCAGCGCGACCAGGGTCACGCCGGCCGGTACCGTGAGGTCGGACAGGTGCAGGGTGGTGCCCAGCTCGATGTTGCTGATGTCGACTTCCAGGTACTCCGGCAGATCCTTCGGCAGGCAGCTGATCTCGACCTCGGAGGCCAGGATGTGCAGCTCGCCGTCCTGATCCTTGATGGCCTTGCTGCTGTCTTCGCCGATCACGTGCAGCGGCACGCTCAGGGTCAGTTCGTGAGTGGCATCGACGCGCATGAAGTCGGCGTGGGTCAGCAGCGCCTTGTAGGGGTGACGCTGCAGGTCACGCACCACCACCTGCTGGGCCTTGCCGTCCACCGTCAGGTTGATCACGGACGAGAAGAAGGCCTCGTCCTCGATCGCCTTGTAGAAGGCGGTCTTGTCGACGGCGATGGCCTGGGGGGCCTGCTCACCACCATAGATGATGGCCGGCACTTGCTCGTTCGCACGACGCAGGCGGCGGCTCGCACCTTTCCCCAGGTCGTTGCGAACGCTGGCGTTGAGGTTGAAATCGGACATGGTATTGCCTCTTGCTAGAAGTAAGGAAGACATCGGGGTCCGCGACCAGGCCCTTCGAGCCTGCCCAAGATCTGCTGCGCGTCGGGCATACGGCGTTGAAATCGTGTTCAGAATGCTCATTTACAACACGTAAACTGCGCTTCTTCACCCGATTTCGCCTTGTCTGCCCCTGGCTCGCGAAATCTTGAACAGTCTCTCGACGTTTCCGGACGCCCCGAAGGGCACGTTCCGGCGCCCCGTCCCGCTGAGTCGGCCTCAGTGGAACATGGCGCTGACGGATTCCTCGTTGCTGACCCGCCGGATCGCCTCGGCGATCAGGCCGGCCACGCTGAGCTGACGGATACGCCCGCTGCGACGGGCGGTGTCGGAAAGCGGGATGGTATCGGTGACGACCACCTCGTCCAGCACCGAGCCGGTGATGTTGTCGACGGCGGGGCCGGACAGGATCGGGTGGGTGGCATAGGCCACCACGCGGCGGGCGCCGTGCTCCTTGAGCGCCTCGCCGGCCTTGCACAGAGTGCCGGCGGTATCGATCATGTCGTCCACCACCACGCAGGTACGGTCCTGGATCTCGCCGATGATGTGCATCACCTGGGCCTGGTTGGCCTGGGGGCGGCGCTTGTCGATGATCGCCAGGTCGGCGTTGAGCTGCTTGGCGATGGCTCGGGCCCGCACCACGCCGCCGACGTCCGGCGAGACCACGACCAGGTCGTCGTAGTTCTGGCGTTCGATGTCGTCGAGCAGGATCGGCGAGCCGTAGACGTTGTCCACCGGCACGTCGAAGAAGCCCTGGATCTGGTCGGCGTGCAGATCCATGGTCATCACCCGGTCGACGCCGGCCTTGACCATCATGTCGGCAACGATCTTGGCGGAGATCGGCACTCGGGCGGAGCGGACGCGACGGTCCTGACGGGCGTAGCCGAAGTAGGGGACCACCGCCGTGACCCGGCTGGCGGAGGCCCGGCGCAGGGCGTCCACCATCAGGATCATTTCCATCAGGTTGTCGTTGGTCGGTGCACAGGTGGGTTGCAGGATGAATACATCCTTGCCGCGCACGTTCTCGTTGATCTCGACCGCGACTTCGCCGTCACTGAACTGGCCGACCGTGGCGTTGCCCAACCGGTTGTCCAGGCTCTCGGCCACTTTCTGGGCGAGTTCGGGATTGGCGTTCCCGGCGAAAACCATCAATTTTGACACGCGCAGCCACCTTTGCAGTGTTGGGTCTTCAGGAGTCGGATCGGTGCCGTTCCGGGGTGGAAATGGCTGGGGTAGCAGGATTCGAACCTGCGCATGGCGATACCAAAAACCGCTGCCTTACCGCTTGGCTATACCCCAGCAACCTTAACCGTGCCGGATCGACCCATGTGCCGCCGTGCCCAGGGGGAGGGGGCGGTCATCGATCCAGGGCATCATGAAGAGGAGAACGGTTCAGGCCGCGCGCCTCGAAGGCGTGCCAGCCCGCCGGCATCTCGGCCAGCAGCGCATCGGCGTCGACCTCGCGATCCAGGCTGGCAAAGACACAGGCCCCGGTGCCCGTCAACATCGACGGTGCCCGGTCACGCAGCCAGTCGAGAACGCGGGCGACCTCGGGATACAGTGTCCGGACCGTGGGCTCGCAGTCGTTGCGCCAGCTCGCCGCTCCCCCCTGCAGTGCGCGCGCCATGGTAATCGGGGGGGTATCCCGTGTCAATTCCGGGGCCTGGAACACCGCCGGGGTGGAGACCGTGACGCCGGGATGGACGACCACGAACCAGGGGGTGTCCAGCGTCACGGGGGTCAGCCGTTCGCCGACCCCTTCGGCCCAGGCGGCGTGGCCGCGGACGAAGACCGGCACGTCGGCGCCGAGGGTCAGGCCCAGCTCGGCCAGGGCGTCGAGGGACAGGCCGAGCCCCCAGAGGCGGTCCAGCCCCAGCAGGGTGGTGGCGGCATCGCTGCTGCCTCCGCCCAGCCCGCCGCCCAGCGGCAGGCGCTTGTCCAGGTGCAGGTCGGCGCCCTGGCGGGTGCCCGTGGCCTCCCGCAGCAGCCGGGCCGCCCGCAGGATCAGGTTGTCGTCGGCGGCGACGCCGGCCAGCGCCGGGCGCAGGCGCAGGGTATCGTCGTCGCGGCGGCCAAGCGTCAGGGTATCGCCGTGATCGAGGAACTGGAACAGCGTCTGCAGCTCGTGGTAGCCGTCGGCGCGGCGTCCGGTGATATGCAGCAGCCGATTGAGCTTGGCCGGGGCCGGCAGCACCAGGCGCGACTCAGGCATCGCCGGGCTCCGGCTGCCAGCGGGTCACCACCAGGGTGACCCGGAGCTCGTCGTAGGTCATGGTCATCCGGCGCGGCAGCCACAGGTCCGCGGCTCGGGTCCAGGCCCGGTAGTCGATGCGCCAGCCGTCCTGATGGAGCGCCTGGGGAAAGCCGCGGGCGTCGCGTTCCAGGCGGTGGGGGCGTTCCGCGGCGGGGAGGCCGCGGATCCAGTCGGTCAGTGCCGAGACCGGCAGTGACCAGCCCAGTTGCTGTTGCATCAGCGCCTCGGGGTTGTCGGCCTCGAAGCGGCCTTCCCCGGTGGTCAGCGACACCCGCCCCTGGCGTCCCTCGAGCACGCTGCGCCCGCTGCCGAAAGGGCCGCTGAGCAGGATGCGGTAATGATAGGGGGTCTGGCGCCAGTCCAGGTTGGCGCTGGTCGAGTCCTCGGGCGTACGCAGCCCGGCCTTGCCGGTCAGCTCCCAGGCCTGGAGCGCCGCCAGTCGTTCGCGCTGGGCCTCCCACTGGCCGGCGCTGCGCTCCATCTCCCCCGTGGGGGGGCGGGTGGCGCAGCCGGCCAGCAGGGCCAGGCCCAGGGCCAGCCATAACAGGTGTCTCGGTCGATGGCGTCGCATGGTCGATTCCCTTCGCGGGTGGTTCAGGGGGTGAGCTCGGGGAGGCGGTCGCGCA
The Halomonas sp. M4R1S46 DNA segment above includes these coding regions:
- the ispE gene encoding 4-(cytidine 5'-diphospho)-2-C-methyl-D-erythritol kinase translates to MPESRLVLPAPAKLNRLLHITGRRADGYHELQTLFQFLDHGDTLTLGRRDDDTLRLRPALAGVAADDNLILRAARLLREATGTRQGADLHLDKRLPLGGGLGGGSSDAATTLLGLDRLWGLGLSLDALAELGLTLGADVPVFVRGHAAWAEGVGERLTPVTLDTPWFVVVHPGVTVSTPAVFQAPELTRDTPPITMARALQGGAASWRNDCEPTVRTLYPEVARVLDWLRDRAPSMLTGTGACVFASLDREVDADALLAEMPAGWHAFEARGLNRSPLHDALDR
- the lolB gene encoding lipoprotein insertase outer membrane protein LolB, with amino-acid sequence MRRHRPRHLLWLALGLALLAGCATRPPTGEMERSAGQWEAQRERLAALQAWELTGKAGLRTPEDSTSANLDWRQTPYHYRILLSGPFGSGRSVLEGRQGRVSLTTGEGRFEADNPEALMQQQLGWSLPVSALTDWIRGLPAAERPHRLERDARGFPQALHQDGWRIDYRAWTRAADLWLPRRMTMTYDELRVTLVVTRWQPEPGDA
- a CDS encoding ribose-phosphate pyrophosphokinase produces the protein MSKLMVFAGNANPELAQKVAESLDNRLGNATVGQFSDGEVAVEINENVRGKDVFILQPTCAPTNDNLMEMILMVDALRRASASRVTAVVPYFGYARQDRRVRSARVPISAKIVADMMVKAGVDRVMTMDLHADQIQGFFDVPVDNVYGSPILLDDIERQNYDDLVVVSPDVGGVVRARAIAKQLNADLAIIDKRRPQANQAQVMHIIGEIQDRTCVVVDDMIDTAGTLCKAGEALKEHGARRVVAYATHPILSGPAVDNITGSVLDEVVVTDTIPLSDTARRSGRIRQLSVAGLIAEAIRRVSNEESVSAMFH
- a CDS encoding 50S ribosomal protein L25/general stress protein Ctc; this translates as MSDFNLNASVRNDLGKGASRRLRRANEQVPAIIYGGEQAPQAIAVDKTAFYKAIEDEAFFSSVINLTVDGKAQQVVVRDLQRHPYKALLTHADFMRVDATHELTLSVPLHVIGEDSSKAIKDQDGELHILASEVEISCLPKDLPEYLEVDISNIELGTTLHLSDLTVPAGVTLVALTHGEDHDNALVSVTKAKVRAEAAEEGEEAAGEEAKGEEPKGEGDTE